From Camelus dromedarius isolate mCamDro1 chromosome 12, mCamDro1.pat, whole genome shotgun sequence, the proteins below share one genomic window:
- the LOC105097972 gene encoding olfactory receptor 52R1 — protein MLASGNSSSHPVSFILLGIPGLEESQFWIAFPFCVMYVVATVGNITVLHIIRTDHTLHEPMYFFLAMLAITDLVLSTSTQPKMLAILWFHTHEIEYHACLIQVFFIHAFSSVESGVLMAMALDRYVAICLPLRHSSILTPSVVGKLGAVVMMRGLLWVSPFCFMVSRMPFCSNQIIPQSYCEHMAVLKLVCADIRVNHAYGLFVAFSVVGSDMIVISVSYVMILRTVLWLPSGEARLKAFGTCASHICVILAFYIPALFTFLTHRFGHHVPRVVQVLLANFYVLVPPMLNPIIYGVRTKQIRDRVIQGCCKKDP, from the coding sequence ATGTTGGCTTCAGGGAACAGCTCTTCTCATCCTGTGTCCTTCATCCTGCTTGGGATTCCAGGACTCGAGGAGTCTCAATTTTGGATTGCCTTTCCATTCTGTGTCATGTATGTTGTGGCTACAGTGGGCAATATCACTGTCCTTCATATAATCCGAACTGATCACACATTGCACGAGCCCATGTACTTCTTTCTGGCCATGCTAGCTATTACTGACCTGGTCCTCTCCACTTCCACCCAACCTAAAATGCTTGCCatactctggtttcacactcATGAGATTGAGTACCATGCCTGTCTTATCCAGGTGTTCTTCATCCATGCATTTTCTTCTGTAGAGTCTGGGGTGCTCATGGCTATGGCCTTGGACCGTTATGTGGCTATCTGCCTCCCACTCCGTCACTCTAGTATCCTGACTCCATCTGTAGTGGGTAAATTGGGGGCAGTTGTGATGATGAGAGGGCTTCTGTGGGTGAGTCCTTTCTGCTTTATGGTTTCCAGGATGCCGTTCTGCTCTAACCAGATCATTCCGCAGTCCTACTGTGAGCACATGGCTGTGCTGAAGTTGGTGTGTGCTGATATTAGAGTAAATCATGCGTATGGGCTCTTTGTGGCCTTCTCTGTGGTTGGCTCTGATATGATTGTCATCAGTGTATCCTATGTGATGATTTTGAGAACTGTGCTGTGGTTGCCCTCCGGTGAAGCCCGGCTTAAGGCTTTTGGCACATGTGCTTCCCATATCTGTGTCATCTTGGCTTTTTATATCCCGGCCCTCTTTACGTTCCTCACCCACCGCTTTGGACATCATGTGCCCCGTGTGGTACAAGTCTTGTTGGCTAATTTCTATGTACTGGTACCTCCCATGCTTAACCCCATCATCTATGGAGTTAGAACCAAACAGATCAGGGACAGGGTTATTCAAGGATGTTGTAAAAAAGACCCCTGA